In Daphnia magna isolate NIES linkage group LG5, ASM2063170v1.1, whole genome shotgun sequence, a single genomic region encodes these proteins:
- the LOC116923552 gene encoding COP9 signalosome complex subunit 4, with amino-acid sequence MSLNYKQQLATLLNSGGFHKDQAEKFRLILESLLKLEDSEGQVEGLKALIETIVHENVSLVISRQILSEISCHIPKLTDEMGKSVCSFALGKIQPRVISFEEQVASIRQHLADIFEREQCWKEAANVLVGIPLETGQKQYSLEYKLETYLKIARLYLEDDDPVQAESFINRASLLQAESKNEQLQVYYKVCYARVLDYRRKFIEAAQRYNELSYRSIIHDDERMTALRNALICTILASAGQQRSRMLATLFKDERCQQLQAYSILEKMYLDRIIRRKELVQLDSLLQPHQKAKTADGSSILDRAVTEHNLLAASKLYNNITFMELGALLEVDPLKAEKIASQMITEGRMNGSVDQIDSIVHFESREVLPAWDRQIQSLCYQVNNIIEKITNVAPEWYSKSIDEQMVH; translated from the exons ATGTCTCTTAATTACAAACAACAGTTGGCAACGCTCTTGAATTCTG GTGGGTTTCACAAGGATCAGGCGGAAAAGTTTCGCTTAATATTAGAAAGTTTATTGAAACTTGAAGATTCCGAAGGACAAGTTGAAGGGTTAAAAGCTTTGATTGAAACGATTGTTCATGAGAATGTTTCACTTGTTATTAGTCGCCAGATTTTATCTGAAATCAGCTGCCATATACCAAAATTGACAGATGAAATGGGGAAATCTGTGTGCAGTTTTGCATTAGGAAAAATTCAACCTAGAGTGATTTCCTTTGAAGAGCAAGTAGCTTCGATTCGCCAACATTTAGCAGATATTTTTGAACGTGAACAATGTTGGAAAGAAGCTGCAAATGTCTTAGTAGGCATACCATTGGAAACTGGCCAGAA GCAGTATTCTTTGGAATATAAACTTGAGACCTATCTAAAGATAGCCCGGCTCTATTTAGAAGATGATGACCCTGTGCAAGCTGAATCATTTATTAATCGAGCATCTCTTTTACAG gCTGAGTCAAAAAATGAGCAACTCCAAGTATATTACAAAGTCTGCTATGCCAGAGTATTAGATTATCGTCGAAAATTCATTGAAGCTGCGCAGCGTTACAATGAACTTTCTTACCGAAGCATAATCCATGACGACGAAAGAATGACAGCTTTGAGGAATGCTTTAATATGTACCATACTAGCATCAGCTGGTCAGCAGAGAAGCAGAATGCTCGCAACTTTATTCAAAGATGAGCGATGTCAACAGCTACAAGCCTACTCTATTTTGGAGAAAATGTATCTTGATCGTATTATACGTCGTAAAGAGCTTGTTCAGCTTGATTCTCTGTTGCAACCTCACCAGAAAGCTAAGACGGCTGACG GTTCTTCAATTCTGGATCGTGCGGTCACGGAACACAACCTTTTGGCAGCGAGCAAGCTGTACAACAACATAACTTTCATGGAACTTGGAGCGTTGTTAGAGGTGGATCCTCTCAAGGCCGAGAAAATTGCATCTCAGATGATAACTGAAGGCCGAATGAACGGTTCAGTTGATCAAATTGATTCTATCGTGCATTTTGAAA GTCGAGAGGTTTTACCAGCCTGGGATCGTCAAATCCAATCACTTTGTTACCAAGTTAACAacataattgaaaaaattacCAATGTAGCACCGGAATGGTATTCTAAATCAATAGACGAGCAAATGGTACATTAA
- the LOC123472640 gene encoding uncharacterized protein LOC123472640: MKSTTSAALISEVTRFFCDFGRPEVLESDNGTQFSSAEFREFCRTMGVQQVSSSPEFAQSNGLVERHVQTVKRTFLKMFADGKSLWDSLAAIRSTPVSSTLPAPSVLLQGRNLRGNLPFLPAELQPRYTSLSVVRRELSARQSQAAFFQAGVPNARALSLHIGQPVRALIGRRWLRGKVHSLCTEPQSYVIRLDDGRYFPRTRWAINIDRGMQSQPRSLGSTAMFSYRVPSDVQSVQSANGCGPSGQAPDVPGNPVSEAPTPIRVEEQSTRAEPTTPSTRQSSNRGRVRNAASPGARHVRLFDAPFSPAVAPSPTAAGPSGDSCAMPAREPFGTTRSGVRFGIGMPPTRK, encoded by the coding sequence ATGAAGTCGACAACCTCAGCGGCGCTAATCAGTGAAGTGACCCGTTTTTTCTGCGATTTTGGCCGGCCGGAAGTGCTGGAATCGGATAATGGTACACAGTTCAGCAGCGCCGAGTTCAGAGAGTTTTGCCGTACTATGGGTGTGCAACAAGTCTCGTCCAGCCCTGAATTCGCCCAATCTAATGGCTTAGTTGAACGACACGTCCAAACCGTGAAACGTACTTTCTTGAAAATGTTCGCGGATGGAAAGTCTCTCTGGGACTCTTTGGCAGCCATTCGCTCCACTCCGGTGTCGTCCACTCTCCCGGCCCCCTCTGTTTTGTTGCAAGGCCGTAATCTACGCGGGAACCTGCCGTTCCTTCCGGCAGAGTTGCAACCTAGGTATACTTCTTTGTCGGTCGTCAGGAGGGAGCTGTCGGCACGCCAATCTCAGGCAGCGTTTTTTCAGGCGGGAGTGCCTAACGCGCGTGCCTTGTCGCTTCATATCGGTCAACCCGTACGAGCCCTCATAGGCCGTCGTTGGCTCCGTGGAAAAGTTCACTCACTATGTACTGAGCCACAATCATACGTGATTCGTTTGGATGATGGCCGTTATTTTCCGCGTACGCGGTGGGCCATCAACATTGACCGTGGGATGCAGTCACAACCCCGTTCACTGGGTTCTACTGCCATGTTCTCTTATCGAGTCCCAAGTGATGTCCAGTCTGTACAGTCGGCCAATGGTTGTGGGCCGTCTGGTCAGGCACCTGATGTGCCCGGTAACCCGGTAAGCGAAGCTCCTACTCCTATCCGGGTAGAGGAGCAGTCAACACGTGCCGAGCCAACCACCCCGTCCACCCGGCAGTCGTCAAACCGTGGTCGTGTGCGCAATGCAGCTAGTCCTGGCGCCCGGCATGTTCGTCTATTTGATGCACCGTTTTCTCCCGCTGTGGCTCCATCTCCTACTGCCGCTGGGCCTTCCGGTGACTCCTGTGCTATGCCGGCGAGGGAGCCGTTTGGAACAACTCGGTCCGGTGTCCGCTTCGGCATCGGCATGCCTCCTACTAGGAAGTGA